In Nicotiana tabacum cultivar K326 chromosome 21, ASM71507v2, whole genome shotgun sequence, one DNA window encodes the following:
- the LOC107770426 gene encoding trans-cinnamate:CoA ligase, peroxisomal-like: MDRLPKCGANYVPLTPLTFLTRASKCYANRTSIIYGDIRFTWSQTYKRCCRLASSLRSLNIVKNDVVSVLAPNVPAMYEMHFAVPMAGAVLNAINTRLDAKNIAVILKHSEAKVFLVDYEYLEIAKKALELLVADFEKSKTSEMLMPLVVVIDDINSPTGIRLGELEYEQLVFQGNTSYIPEEITDEWDPITLNYTSGTTSDPKGVVYSHRGAYLSTLSLTLGWEMGTEPVYLWSLPMFHCNGWTFTWGIAARGGTNICIRNTTAQEMYTNIVSHNVTHMCCAPIVFNILLEAKPHEYKAITTRVQILTGGAPPPAPLLEKIERLGFHVVHAYGLTEATGPALVCEWQQKWNKLPSENKSKLKARQGVGILTLADVDVKNFKNMQSVPRDGKSIGEICLRGSSIMKGYFKNDKANSEVFKNGWFFTGDVGVIHSDGYLEIKDRSKDVIISGGENISSIEVENAIMRHPNVVEASVVAMPHFRWGESPCAFVILRRNSEIKEVDIIAYCKSNLPGFMVPKKVKFVENLPKTGTGKVQKHHLRAIAKTFVISEKSNQTNKKTSQVNREKARYYDQNQEQILALSRL; the protein is encoded by the exons ATGGATAGATTACCAAAATGTGGAGCAAATTATGTGCCTCTAACTCCTCTTACCTTCTTAACTAGGGCATCCAAATGTTATGCCAATAGAACATCCATCATCTATGGTGATATCCGTTTCACATGGAGCCAAACTTACAAGCGTTGTTGTCGCCTCGCCTCCTCCCTTCGATCCCTAAACATTGTCAAGAACGACGTG GTTTCAGTGTTGGCTCCAAATGTTCCAGCAATGTATGAAATGCATTTTGCTGTGCCAATGGCGGGAGCTGTGTTGAATGCAATCAATACAAGGCTAGATGCTAAGAACATTGCAGTCATTCTCAAACACTCTGAAGCCAAAGTATTTCTTGTTGATTATGAATACCTAGAAATTGCAAAAAAGGCCCTCGAACTTCTAGTGGCCGACTTTGAGAAGTCCAAAACTTCTGAAATGCTGATGCCTCTCGTCGTTGTCATTGATGACATCAACTCCCCTACCGGAATCCGGCTAGGCGAGCTCGAGTACGAGCAATTGGTGTTCCAAGGAAATACAAGTTACATCCCCGAAGAAATTACCGATGAATGGGATCCAATTACCTTGAATTATACATCAG GTACGACTTCAGATCCTAAGGGAGTTGTGTACAGTCATAGAGGAGCATATTTGAGCACTTTGAGTTTAACATTAGGTTGGGAAATGGGTACTGAACCTGTCTATTTATGGTCCTTACCAATGTTTCATTGCAATGGATGGACTTTCACTTGGGGCATAGCTGCAAGAGGTGGGACCAATATTTGCATTCGCAATACTACAGCCCAAGAAATGTACACAAACATAGTGTCGCATAACGTTACACATATGTGTTGTGCACCTATTGTTTTCAACATCCTTCTCGAAGCGAAACCACATGAATACAAAGCCATAACAACCCGAGTCCAAATTCTAACAGGTGGCGCACCACCACCTGCGCCACTTTTAGAGAAAATCGAGAGACTCGGGTTCCATGTGGTTCATGCTTATGGACTCACAGAAGCCACTGGACCAGCCCTTGTATGTGAATGGCAACAAAAATGGAACAAATTGCCTAGTGAAAATAAATCCAAGTTGAAAGCAAGACAAGGAGTTGGGATTTTAACACTAGCCGATGTTGATGTgaaaaatttcaagaatatgcaAAGTGTGCCACGAGATGGAAAATCAATAGGGGAAATATGTTTACGAGGGAGTAGTATTATGAAAGGGTATTTCAAGAATGACAAAGCGAATTCGGAAGTATTTAAAAATGGTTGGTTTTTTACTGGAGATGTTGGAGTAATTCACTCAGATGGGTATTTGGAAATTAAAGATAGAAGCAAAGATGTGATAATTTCAGGTGGAGAAAATATTAGTAGTATTGAAGTTGAAAATGCAATTATGAGACATCCAAATGTAGTAGAAGCTTCTGTTGTGGCCATGCCACATTTCAGATGGGGTGAAAGTCCATGTGCATTTGTTATATTGCgcagaaattcagaaattaaAGAAGTTGATATTATTGCTTATTGTAAATCAAATTTGCCAGGATTTATGGTACCAAAAAAGGTGAAATTTGTGGAAAATTTACCTAAGACTGGAACTGGGAAAGTACAGAAACACCATTTGAGAGCAATAGCTAAAACTTTTGTTATTTCAGAAAAGTCAAATCAAACAAACAAGAAAACAAGTCAAGTCAACAGGGAAAAGGCGAGATATTACGATCAAAATCAGGAGCAGATTCTTGCTTTGTCTCGTTTATAG